The Veillonellales bacterium nucleotide sequence GGTATATATAAACTATCTAAACGTTTGGCCATGATTCCTTCCAAGCCCATTTTCTTGACGGCTTGCATCAAATCACGACCTGAGCCAATTTTATAGCTAGGAGTTTGCCATGACATACTGTTGAAATTCAGCTTTTCTAATCGTTCCCGTCTATCTACATAACTCAAATTCAATAACGACCTTTCGCCTAAAGATAGTAAATCAAAAACGATGTAGACCACCGGATATTTTTTTTCTGCCGAACCAACTCCTTTATCTGTTATATGCATTCGATGTTGTAATCCACCAAATGAAGGCTTCCCATTATCACCAAAATATACTATTTCACCATCAAATATAGCGGTTTGGTTTAATTTGGGAATATTATTCAATTCTGGGTACTGCTGAGTAACGTCATTTAGATTTCGGCTTAAAATTTTTATATGTTGATTTTGATAATAAATAATAGCTCTCATGCCGTCCCATTTGACTTCAAATCCATATTTATCCTCGTCTTTGGGTAATTTTGATATTTTTGCAAGCATAGGGCGAATAATGTCCATATCTATTGCTCCCTGTTAATTACTAAGATACTTATTAATAGTATGTCATCAATGAAATTCATTAATCGAAATAAAAACACCTGATAGGCCGAGTTAAAGATTGTGTTATTAAGCTATCCGGGAGCTAAATGATAATCATTGTTCTCAGATAAAATCTGAGCTAGCAATGATTAGATTGGCTTTCTCCCTGGTTTGATTCACTCATTGACAGTTTTTTACCTTTTCCAAACAGCCCCGAAGTTACCGCTGCAGCTTCTATAGCTGTTATTCGTTGCCAACATAGCTGTTATGTCCCATTGTTTTCGGTTACCCCCTGATACCAGTCCATATAAAGCGGGTAGAAATAAAATAAGCGTCATAAATTCGTTCAGCATACACTGCCAGACGGGGTTATTTTTTATTTCTTGCAGGAATATTCTGTCTTATATCATAATTATATTATCAGGAAGTGAATAATTTGATTGACTACAATAATAACACAACATTTATTACTGCGTTATTAGCCGCTATTTTAGTCGGCGTTGCTATTGGTTAT carries:
- the ligD gene encoding non-homologous end-joining DNA ligase, whose translation is MDIIRPMLAKISKLPKDEDKYGFEVKWDGMRAIIYYQNQHIKILSRNLNDVTQQYPELNNIPKLNQTAIFDGEIVYFGDNGKPSFGGLQHRMHITDKGVGSAEKKYPVVYIVFDLLSLGERSLLNLSYVDRRERLEKLNFNSMSWQTPSYKIGSGRDLMQAVKKMGLEGIMAKRLDSLYIPGKRSGDWLKIKNKQRQEFVIGAWIPGNGNRYNEIGSLLLGYYNARHQLKYAGKVGTGFTTADLKNIKLLLQPLLMQQNPFENRIPYKDALFVQPNLVCEIEFTEWTLSHTLRHPAFKGLRSDKSPKEVIKEEV